One region of Malania oleifera isolate guangnan ecotype guangnan chromosome 6, ASM2987363v1, whole genome shotgun sequence genomic DNA includes:
- the LOC131157221 gene encoding zinc finger CCCH domain-containing protein 39, producing MSFPDPPPPFFPLPFAGGEGVGFWPQFPMNNEQNHSHSQFDYPSPHKRPKNSDDNAANSMTYPPVNPRTHLSNPPVNKGTTNIFFKTRMCSKFIIGTCRNGENCKFAHGDEDMRKPPDNWQELVSGRSEDRGTGNWDDDQRIIHRMKLCKKFYNGEECPYGDRCNFLHEDPSKFRNDAGRFRESSAISIGTTGPPVVTECGSDQPEVNKPVTGGLDAFRVNTKPVYWKTKLCTKFETTGQCPFGEKCHFAHGQAELQMSGGRAQGETGSASSISAKPIPLPIIDISPANTGTEVFIKEEEQGKKCFAKFKGPKKINRIYADWLDDLPLVHSFPSKLET from the exons ATGAGTTTTCCAGATCCTCCGCCGCCGTTTTTCCCACTGCCGTTTGCAGGCGGTGAAGGGGTTGGTTTTTGGCCTCAATTTCCAATGAATAACGAACAAAATCACTCGCACTCGCAATTCGATTACCCTTCTCCTCATAAGAGGCCCAAAAATTCAGATGATAACGCAGCGAATTCGATGACTTACCCTCCCGTGAATCCAAGAACACACCTTTCAAACCCACCTGTCAATAAAGGAACGACCAACATCTTTTTCAAGACACGAATGTGCTCCAAATTCATAATTGGCACCTGTCGAAATGGGGAGAATTGCAAATTTGCTCATGGTGATGAAGATATGCGAAAACCCCCGGACAATTGGCAAGAACTTGTATCTGGGCGATCAGAGGATCGAGGCACTGGGAATTGGGATGACGATCAGAGAATAATCCATCGGATGAAGCTGTGCAAGAAGTTCTATAATGGGGAAGAGTGCCCATATGGGGACAGGTGCAATTTTCTTCATGAAGATCCATCGAAGTTCAGGAATGATGCGGGAAGATTCAGAGAGAGCTCAGCGATTAGCATTGGAACTACTGGACCTCCAGTTGTCACTGAGTGTGGGTCTGATCAACCGGAAGTTAACAAGCCTGTGACTGGGGGTTTAGATGCTTTCCGAGTGAATACGAAGCCCGTGTATTGGAAAACAAAGCTATGTACTAAGTTTGAGACTACAGGTCAATGCCCCTTTGGTGAGAAATGTCACTTTGCTCATGGGCAAGCAG AGTTACAAATGTCTGGTGGGCGTGCTCAAGGTGAAACAGGGAGTGCAAGCTCCATTTCTGCAAAGCCGATACCTCTTCCCATCATTGATATATCTCCTGCAAATACCGGGACTGAGGTGTTCATAAAGGAAGAAGAGCAGGGTAAAAAGTGCTTCGCGAAGTTCAAAGGACCTAAAAAGATTAACCGCATATATGCTGATTGGCTTGATGATCTGCCTCTAGTGCACAGTTTTCCGAGTAAATTGGAGACCTGA